In one window of Pseudochaenichthys georgianus chromosome 5, fPseGeo1.2, whole genome shotgun sequence DNA:
- the LOC117446198 gene encoding serine incorporator 1 — protein MGAVLGAFSLASCLPCLCSSATCLLCSCCPSTRNSTVTRIIYAFILLLGTMVACIMLSPGVDQQLKRIPGFCEDGAGSSIPGMQADVNCEMFVGYKAVYRICFGMSMWFLGFSILMVNIKNSRDPRAAIHNGFWFFKFAALVAVTVGAFYIPDGPFTYTWFVVGSGGAFCFILIQLVLLVDFAHSWNESWVEKMETGSSRCWYAALLAVTLINYILSFTAVLLFFIFYTKPDGCSINKFFISFNMLFCLVASFLSVLPKVQESQTRSGLLQSSIITLYTMYLTWSAMTNEPDRECNPSLLSLFQQIAVPTLAPLEMENQTAVLILGPDTVEPVLTSPYLPWWDAQSIVGLAIFVLCILYSSIRSSSTSQVNKLTMASKDSAILAEEGSSSDLSEETPGPRRVEDNERDLVQYSYSFFHFMLFLASLYIMMTLTNWYSPDADYTVTSSWPAVWVKITSSWVCLALYVWTLVAPMILTNRDFS, from the exons ATGGGAGCTGTTCTGGGAGCCTTCTCTCTGGCAAGCTGC ctgCCGTGCCTGTGTAGCAGCGCCACCTGTCTGCTGTGCAGCTGCTGTCCCAGCACCAGGAACTCCACGGTGACCCGGATCATCTACGCCTTCATCCTGCTGCTGGGCACCATGGTGGCCTGCATCATGCTGTCCCCGGGGGTCGACCAGCAGCTTAAAAGG ATCCCTGGCTTCTGTGAAGACGGGGCCGGCTCCTCTATCCCTGGCATGCAGGCCGATGTCAACTGTGAGATGTTCGTGGGCTACAAGGCAGTGTACCGCATCTGCTTCGGCATGAGCATGTGGTTCCTGGGGTTTTCCATCCTGATGGTTAACATCAAGAACAGCAGAGACCCCCGTGCCGCCATCCACAACGG ATTCTGGTTCTTTAAGTTTGCTGCCCTGGTGGCAGTCACGGTCGGTGCCTTTTATATTCCAGATGGGCCTTTCACCTACA CGTGGTTTGTGGTGGGCTCTGGGGGGGCTTTCTGCTTCATCCTGATCCAGCTGGTGCTGCTGGTGGACTTCGCCCACTCATGGAACGAGTCctgggtggagaagatggagacCGGCAGTTCCAGGTGCTGGTACGCAG CGCTGCTGGCGGTCACTCTCATCAACTACATCCTGTCCTttactgctgtgctgctgttctTCATCTTCTACACAAAGCCTGATGGATGCTCCATCAACAAGTTCTTCATCAGCTTCAACATGCTGTTCTGCCTGGTGGCCTCCTTCCTCTCCGTGCTGCCTAAAGTTCAG GAGTCGCAGACCCGTTCAGGTCTCCTGCAGTCCTCCATCATCACCCTGTACACCATGTATCTCACCTGGTCCGCCATGACCAATGAACCTG ATCGAGAGTGTAACCCCAGCCTGCTGAGCCTCTTCCAGCAGATAGCAGTGCCCACCCTGGCCCCTCTGGAGATGGAGAACCAGACGGCGGTGCTGATCCTGGGCCCGGACACAGTGGAGCCCGTCCTTACGTCCCCCTACCTACCGTGGTGGGACGCCCAGAGCATCGTGGGGCTCGCCATCTTTGTCCTCTGCATCCTCTACTCAAG CATCCGGTCGTCCAGCACTAGCCAGGTGAACAAGCTGACCATGGCGTCCAAAGACTCGGCCATCCTGGCGGAGGAGGGCAGCAGCTCCGACCTCTCCGAGGAGACCCCGGGGCCCCGGAGGGTGGAGGACAACGAGCGGGACCTGGTGCAGTACAGCTACTCCTTCTTCCATTTCATGCTCTTCCTGGCCTCCCTGTACATCATGATGACCCTCACCAACTGGTACAG CCCTGATGCAGACTACACAGTGACCAGCAGCTGGCCAGCAGTGTGGGTGAAGATCACCTCCAGCTGGGTGTGTTTGGCCCTGTACGTGTGGACCCTGGTGGCCCCCATGATCCTCACCAACAGAGACTTCAGCTGA